From the Acidobacteriota bacterium genome, the window GAGCGAAGTCGCGCGCCGCTTCGGCCGACTCCACCAGCCGATGGCGGGCGCAAGGCAGTCCCGCCTCGGCGAGCACCGTCTTCATGCGGTTCTTGTCGCGAAAGTTCTCCGCCACCGCCACACCGACGCCAGGCAGGGACAGGGCCTCGCGCACCTCTGCCAGGGGCACCTGCAAATGCTCCAGCACCCCGAGCAGTCGATCGACCCCGCCAAGCTGGCGGCCAAGACCCCGCACGGCGCCCACCAGCTGCTCCGCATCGAGGGCGTTGTCGACTCGCCAATGGGCCGCCAGGCGGCGACGCACGGCCGCCGGCAGCTGCTCCAGGGGCTGCTGGCTGACCAACCCGAGGCGCACCCCCGGCAGGGCCGCGGCGCGCACGAAACGCAGCGTCGTCTCGAGGAAGAAGGGGGCGACGAAAACGACCTTCCGCATGGCGCGACTCTACCAAGACGATGCTCTCGCCGACAGCGCCCTGCAGCCCTGCCGGGGCGCCCTACGGCGTGCTACTCTGCGCAGCCTGCCGAGGCCCCTCTCGGGGTCGCCGCGGATCCGATCGACGGTCGATCCCTGGAAGGAGAGTCATGAGTGACGTCCTGATCGCCGGTGGTGGAGTCATCGGCCTTTCGCTGGCCTACGAGCTGTCCGGCCGCGGTGCCCGGGTCACCCTGATCGACAAAGGCGAGGTGGGGGGCGAGGCTTCCTGGGCCGGCGCCGGGATCCTCACTCCGGCGAGCGTCGACGGCGCCGACCGCCCGATCGATCGGCTGCGCGCCCTCAGTACCTCGATGATCGCCGACTGGTCGCCTCGCCTCCAGGAGGAGACCGGCATCGACAACGGCTATCGTCGCTGTGGCTCCTTTCACGTCGCCCTGGACGAGGAGATGGTGCCGGCGCTGCGCCGCGAGGCCGCGGACCTGCAGGCCCAGGGCGTCGCCGTGGAGTCGGTCTCGGATCGTGAGCTGCAGAGCCTCGAGCCCGCCCTCGACGGTGGCTTCCCTCTCGCCTACCGCTATCCCAGCGAAGCCCAGATCCGCAATCCCTGGCACGTTCGGGCCCTCGCCGTCGCCTGCCGGCGCCGTGGAGTCGAGGTGCGAACCCACTGCGCCCTGTCCGGCTGGCAGATATCGCAGGGGCGCATCACCGCCGCCCAGACGACCGCCGGGGCGCTGCCGGCGGACCGCTTCGTGCT encodes:
- the thiO gene encoding glycine oxidase ThiO, whose translation is MSDVLIAGGGVIGLSLAYELSGRGARVTLIDKGEVGGEASWAGAGILTPASVDGADRPIDRLRALSTSMIADWSPRLQEETGIDNGYRRCGSFHVALDEEMVPALRREAADLQAQGVAVESVSDRELQSLEPALDGGFPLAYRYPSEAQIRNPWHVRALAVACRRRGVEVRTHCALSGWQISQGRITAAQTTAGALPADRFVLAAGAWSPHLLPAGSAAFPGRPMRGQIVLLEAPSPLFSHLVWAGPRYLVPRPDGKVLIGSTEEDAGFDSRPTAAGVAGLIALARRIAPRLEALPFAAAWAGLRPGSPDGLPLLGAFTGRDNLFLACGHFRAGFELSAGTARVMTELLLDGAPSLDLDAFHPDRF